Proteins from a single region of Thermus caldifontis:
- a CDS encoding EamA family transporter: MIPIALAALLWGLGGALAGRFMGEIPPSVLIPLRFLLSFLLLLPLVLRFPPAATEWPRLLQVGLALSGAQAFYYLAIHATTVATGIFLQYLAPALLTLYALLRRERLPGRALLGVALALLGAYVLVVGPKGFLASPLGVAYGLLSALSFALYALFSHGLRIPPLVSLGVATGVGSLLSLPVLLAHLPQVLALGPGDWGAVGYLVVLGTVVPFGLFLLGVRTVPARKATLVAMLEPVAGALFAWPLAGEPLSLEALLGGTLILLGVALNRR, from the coding sequence GTGATCCCCATCGCCTTGGCCGCCCTCCTTTGGGGTCTGGGGGGAGCCCTGGCCGGGCGGTTCATGGGGGAGATCCCCCCTTCCGTCCTCATTCCCTTGCGCTTTCTCCTCAGCTTCCTCCTGCTCCTTCCCCTGGTGCTTCGCTTCCCCCCAGCCGCCACGGAGTGGCCCAGGCTCCTTCAGGTGGGCTTGGCCCTTTCCGGAGCCCAGGCCTTTTACTACCTGGCCATCCACGCCACCACCGTGGCCACGGGGATCTTCCTCCAGTACCTGGCCCCGGCCCTCCTCACCCTCTACGCCCTCCTAAGGAGGGAAAGGCTTCCCGGAAGGGCGCTTTTGGGCGTGGCCTTGGCCCTTTTGGGAGCCTATGTGCTGGTGGTGGGCCCGAAGGGATTCTTGGCCAGCCCCCTCGGGGTGGCCTACGGGCTTCTTTCTGCCCTTTCCTTCGCCCTTTACGCCCTCTTTTCCCACGGGCTTCGCATACCCCCCTTGGTGAGCCTGGGGGTGGCCACGGGGGTGGGAAGCCTCCTTTCCCTACCGGTGCTCCTCGCCCACCTGCCCCAGGTGCTGGCCCTGGGACCGGGGGACTGGGGAGCGGTGGGCTATCTGGTGGTCTTGGGCACGGTGGTGCCCTTTGGCCTTTTTCTCCTTGGGGTACGCACGGTGCCCGCCCGCAAGGCTACCCTCGTGGCCATGCTGGAGCCCGTGGCGGGGGCGCTTTTCGCCTGGCCCCTGGCGGGGGAGCCCCTCAGCCTCGAGGCCCTTCTGGGCGGCACCCTCATCCTCCTGGGGGTTGCCCTGAACCGGAGATGA
- a CDS encoding MFS transporter → MAARVFLLFTLGYFLSYFYRSANAVLAKDLSQDLGLGPAELGFMTSLFYLAFAAVQLPLGSLLDRYGPRTITPALLLVASLGSVVFGLAQSFPILALGRALIGVGMAAALMGSLKAFSLWFPRTYATMSTLLVGLGATGGLLAATPLALMKEAVGWRGVFLLGAGVVVLVAFLIALGVRNTPPGVPWPRGGGSGGLREVLGNPRLLRVAFLALAFAGSFLALQTLWAGAYAYALGLEAVKVGNLLLLYSGGAVLGFLVSGYLADRLGTPKVLVGAAFLFALGLLLALFKLLALAYPVMGFFGAFNILTLTQARELVPPHLVGRGTTLVNLFGIGGTFLLQWGVGVAVGTMGYGLAFAGLLGLLLLALFLYRPLLRPRASG, encoded by the coding sequence ATGGCAGCGCGGGTTTTTCTCCTCTTCACCTTAGGCTACTTTCTCTCCTACTTCTACCGGTCGGCCAATGCGGTGCTGGCCAAGGACCTGTCCCAGGACCTGGGACTGGGCCCGGCGGAGCTGGGCTTCATGACCAGCCTTTTCTACCTGGCCTTCGCCGCGGTGCAGCTACCCTTAGGAAGCCTCCTGGACCGGTATGGCCCCAGGACCATCACCCCGGCCCTCCTCCTGGTGGCTTCCCTGGGGAGCGTGGTCTTCGGGCTGGCGCAAAGCTTCCCCATTCTGGCCCTGGGCCGGGCCCTGATCGGGGTGGGGATGGCCGCGGCCCTCATGGGTTCCCTAAAGGCCTTTAGCCTGTGGTTTCCCCGGACCTACGCCACCATGTCCACCCTCCTGGTGGGCCTGGGGGCCACGGGGGGGCTTTTGGCAGCCACGCCCCTGGCCCTCATGAAAGAGGCCGTGGGCTGGCGCGGGGTTTTCCTCCTGGGAGCGGGGGTAGTGGTGCTGGTTGCCTTTCTCATCGCCCTTGGGGTGCGGAACACCCCTCCTGGGGTTCCCTGGCCCAGGGGCGGAGGAAGCGGGGGGCTAAGGGAGGTCTTGGGTAACCCCAGGCTCCTGCGGGTGGCCTTTTTAGCCTTGGCCTTTGCGGGAAGCTTCCTGGCCTTGCAAACCCTCTGGGCCGGGGCCTACGCCTACGCGCTGGGCCTCGAGGCGGTGAAGGTGGGGAACCTCCTCCTCCTCTACTCGGGGGGTGCGGTCCTGGGCTTCTTGGTGTCCGGCTACCTGGCCGACCGCCTGGGCACCCCCAAGGTGCTGGTAGGCGCGGCCTTTCTCTTCGCCCTGGGCCTCCTCCTCGCCCTCTTTAAACTTCTGGCCCTCGCCTACCCCGTCATGGGGTTCTTCGGAGCCTTCAACATCCTCACCCTGACCCAGGCCCGGGAGCTGGTACCCCCTCACCTGGTGGGCCGGGGCACCACCTTGGTGAACCTCTTTGGCATCGGGGGGACCTTCCTCCTGCAGTGGGGGGTGGGGGTGGCGGTGGGGACCATGGGATACGGCCTCGCCTTTGCCGGCCTTCTTGGCCTTCTCCTCCTCGCCCTTTTCCTCTACCGGCCCCTTCTCCGTCCAAGGGCCTCTGGGTGA
- a CDS encoding Fic family protein has translation MEERWHLLRRLGGWDLALVQVANREWLYMLQEDTRHSLAIEGYFASEAELEEVVRGGRASVEVLNYFRTAQFVYEQALQDVKEGIFRLDVAFINNIHGQLFRDTSGEAWRGRPADGVDRIIQGAKVKPPLEAADYLKAFVRLAPRLLEEREPLEALAKAHVLFEAIHPYRDGNGRVGRLVLNYMALWKGLPPIAIKGLAEEERQTYYQALERADRGFHRGFPPPDAEALLKALDEGDWQPLACVLGEALVDRLETILGLALLRYEDLKPIEEVARDLGVSRQQAYVWVNRRRLAVYRPGGKAQLLSHPWLFLGTRERPPLLPDPLPPERPGWPDRVREKQDMLFHPEALGRRRGR, from the coding sequence GTGGAAGAGCGCTGGCATCTACTTCGGCGCCTGGGGGGATGGGATCTGGCCTTGGTGCAGGTGGCCAACCGCGAGTGGCTTTACATGCTTCAAGAGGATACACGCCATTCCCTAGCGATAGAAGGGTACTTCGCTTCCGAAGCTGAGCTCGAGGAGGTTGTACGAGGTGGAAGGGCCTCGGTAGAGGTCCTAAACTACTTCCGCACGGCGCAGTTTGTCTACGAGCAGGCCCTGCAGGATGTCAAGGAGGGCATCTTCCGTTTGGATGTGGCTTTTATCAACAATATCCATGGCCAGCTATTTCGCGATACCTCAGGGGAAGCCTGGCGGGGAAGGCCTGCGGATGGGGTTGACCGTATCATCCAGGGAGCCAAGGTAAAGCCTCCCTTGGAGGCCGCCGATTACCTCAAGGCGTTTGTTCGGCTGGCCCCGAGGCTTCTAGAGGAGCGGGAGCCCCTCGAGGCCCTAGCCAAGGCCCATGTCCTCTTTGAGGCCATTCATCCCTATCGGGATGGGAATGGCCGGGTAGGCCGTCTGGTCCTCAACTATATGGCCTTGTGGAAAGGACTCCCCCCCATCGCCATAAAAGGCTTGGCGGAGGAGGAAAGGCAGACCTACTATCAGGCATTGGAGAGGGCTGACAGGGGCTTCCACCGGGGATTCCCTCCTCCCGATGCCGAGGCTTTGCTCAAGGCTTTGGACGAGGGGGACTGGCAACCCCTGGCCTGCGTGCTAGGGGAGGCCCTGGTGGATCGCTTGGAAACCATTTTGGGCTTGGCCTTGCTGCGGTATGAGGACCTGAAACCCATAGAGGAGGTGGCCCGGGACCTGGGGGTAAGCCGGCAACAAGCCTACGTTTGGGTGAACCGGCGGAGGCTTGCCGTCTACCGCCCAGGGGGTAAGGCCCAACTGCTCTCCCACCCCTGGCTTTTTTTGGGGACCCGGGAGCGCCCCCCCCTTTTGCCCGACCCTCTTCCCCCAGAACGTCCCGGCTGGCCGGATAGAGTCCGGGAGAAACAAGACATGCTGTTTCACCCAGAGGCCCTTGGACGGAGAAGGGGCCGGTAG